The Bacteroidales bacterium genome includes a region encoding these proteins:
- a CDS encoding M24 family metallopeptidase, producing the protein MRYEPFKPDFFIKNRKSLEKKLQKNSLVVLAGNELIPQSADQFYPFRQNSDFYYLTGIDEENAMLCLCPHHPDSKLREVLFIQETNPTMVIWNGKRLNKEEASEISGIKTIKWTSDFDMVLRNLALNSETIYLGLNEYTNFSSKFTDVNQRLINKIKSEYPLHKYERLTPLTTELRLCKSKEEIQMTKKAIDITKEAFLAVLKMTKAGIMEYEIEAEITHNFIKRGASGHAFSPIVASGVNACILHYITNDSKIKNGDLVLIDFGAVYGNYTSDCSRTFPANGNFSPRQKQCYNAVLDVLKESRKFFVPGTTIEEINKKVAALLENKMVELGLFSKIDIKNNPSETPLYFKYYMHGASHFMGIDVHDVGSKPTVLKKGMILTCEPGLYIKEENIGIRIENNILVDEKPIDLTADIPFEADEIEFLMKK; encoded by the coding sequence ATGCGATACGAGCCTTTTAAGCCTGATTTTTTTATAAAAAATAGAAAATCATTAGAGAAAAAATTACAAAAAAATAGTTTAGTTGTTTTGGCTGGCAATGAATTAATTCCCCAAAGTGCTGATCAATTTTATCCTTTTAGGCAAAACTCAGATTTTTATTATCTGACAGGAATTGATGAAGAAAACGCTATGCTATGCTTGTGCCCACATCATCCGGACTCAAAACTGAGAGAAGTCTTGTTTATTCAAGAAACAAATCCGACAATGGTTATTTGGAATGGTAAAAGATTAAACAAAGAAGAGGCTTCGGAAATATCTGGAATTAAAACAATAAAATGGACATCTGATTTTGACATGGTTTTACGAAATCTTGCCTTAAATTCAGAAACAATTTATCTTGGATTAAATGAATACACCAACTTTTCATCAAAATTTACAGATGTTAATCAACGGCTTATAAATAAAATTAAAAGCGAGTATCCTCTGCACAAATACGAAAGACTAACTCCATTAACCACAGAACTAAGGCTTTGCAAATCAAAAGAAGAAATTCAAATGACCAAAAAAGCCATAGATATTACGAAAGAAGCTTTTTTAGCTGTGTTAAAAATGACTAAAGCTGGAATTATGGAATATGAAATAGAAGCGGAAATAACTCATAATTTTATTAAAAGAGGTGCTTCTGGACATGCTTTTAGTCCAATTGTTGCAAGTGGAGTAAACGCCTGCATTTTGCATTATATCACAAACGACAGCAAAATAAAAAATGGAGATTTGGTTTTAATTGATTTTGGAGCTGTTTATGGAAATTACACATCTGATTGTTCTAGAACATTTCCAGCTAATGGAAATTTTTCTCCACGACAAAAGCAATGTTATAATGCGGTTCTTGACGTTTTAAAAGAAAGTCGCAAATTTTTTGTTCCCGGCACAACAATAGAAGAAATAAATAAAAAAGTTGCTGCCTTGCTAGAAAACAAAATGGTTGAACTTGGCTTGTTCTCTAAAATTGATATAAAAAATAATCCTTCAGAAACTCCTTTATATTTTAAATACTACATGCACGGCGCTTCTCATTTCATGGGTATAGATGTTCATGATGTTGGAAGCAAGCCAACTGTTCTCAAAAAAGGAATGATTCTCACTTGCGAGCCCGGGCTTTATATAAAAGAAGAAAATATAGGCATTCGCATTGAAAACAATATTCTTGTAGATGAAAAACCTATTGATTTAACAGCTGATATTCCTTTTGAAGCTGATGAAATAGAGTTTTTGATGAAAAAGTAA
- a CDS encoding TetR/AcrR family transcriptional regulator: MKEVRTLFVKYGIKSVSMDDIAGHLGISKKTLYNFFSDKRELVYSVIKSHMEEIKTSFFDSKFENYNAIDVLLETSNIIIEKMGNVNPALSYDLKKYYPDVFKLLMEYKNHYILTSIEKNLKQGIAENLYRKEINVKIIAYFYLHRIDQLTSICAEDVKIENINTKDVLREMFTYHIRGIANENGIKYFEKETLKKFKTKN; this comes from the coding sequence TTGAAAGAAGTTCGAACACTGTTTGTAAAATATGGGATAAAGAGTGTTTCAATGGATGATATTGCCGGACATTTGGGCATTTCAAAAAAAACTCTTTATAATTTTTTTTCTGATAAAAGAGAGCTTGTTTATTCTGTAATAAAAAGTCACATGGAGGAGATAAAAACAAGTTTTTTTGATTCAAAGTTTGAAAATTATAATGCTATAGATGTTTTATTAGAAACCAGCAATATCATTATTGAAAAAATGGGAAATGTAAATCCTGCATTAAGTTATGATTTAAAGAAATATTATCCTGATGTTTTTAAACTTTTGATGGAATATAAAAATCATTATATTTTAACAAGCATTGAAAAAAATTTAAAACAAGGTATTGCTGAAAATTTATACCGCAAGGAAATAAATGTAAAAATCATAGCTTATTTTTATTTACATCGAATAGACCAATTGACTTCTATATGCGCTGAAGATGTTAAAATAGAGAACATTAACACAAAAGATGTTTTAAGAGAGATGTTTACCTATCATATTCGCGGAATAGCAAATGAAAACGGCATAAAATATTTTGAAAAAGAAACTTTAAAAAAATTTAAAACCAAAAATTAA